A window of Cohnella herbarum contains these coding sequences:
- a CDS encoding HD domain-containing protein — MANQWIDNERLTGQISFLVEIDKLKNVLRKTFLMDKSRLENTAEHSWHVSLMAVVLLEHANDPELDLHRIIRMLLLHDLVEIDAGDTFAYDTQGYLDKEEREQAAADRLFGMLPEDQREEWMSLWREFEDGLTEEAKYAAALDRLQPVIHNHYTGGVSWLKNGIVKSQVLKRLDPVREASDTLWKFTQEIVQRSIDQGILLDDPIAKEV; from the coding sequence ATGGCAAACCAATGGATAGACAATGAACGCTTAACAGGGCAAATATCTTTTCTCGTGGAAATCGACAAGCTCAAGAACGTGCTTCGCAAAACCTTTCTAATGGATAAAAGCCGTCTGGAGAACACCGCCGAACATAGCTGGCATGTGTCGCTTATGGCCGTTGTCTTGTTGGAACACGCGAACGACCCCGAATTAGATCTGCATCGGATTATCCGAATGCTGCTGCTTCACGATTTGGTCGAGATCGATGCGGGCGATACTTTCGCTTACGATACGCAAGGGTATTTGGATAAAGAAGAGAGAGAGCAAGCAGCGGCAGACCGACTATTCGGAATGCTTCCGGAAGATCAAAGAGAAGAATGGATGTCGCTGTGGCGGGAATTCGAAGACGGACTGACCGAGGAAGCGAAATACGCTGCCGCGTTAGATCGCTTGCAGCCGGTCATCCATAATCATTACACCGGTGGCGTAAGCTGGCTGAAGAACGGAATCGTAAAGTCGCAGGTGCTAAAGAGGCTAGATCCGGTCAGAGAAGCATCGGACACGTTATGGAAATTTACTCAAGA